In the genome of Phlebotomus papatasi isolate M1 chromosome 2, Ppap_2.1, whole genome shotgun sequence, one region contains:
- the LOC129804918 gene encoding hepatoma-derived growth factor isoform X1 translates to MAKKDRSYKIGDLVFAKVKGYPPWPAKIVKLSGNKKYNVYFYGTGETGYIKSEDLFSYAESKSKLATDKHMKKPQFKEAVDQIEAALKGQDSSPIEMPPAGTPVTADDTAPLDSSQVEPEPEKVEPAPQVEKSPPKGKTEPKTSAKKAKVEKNEAKVEPPATPEDTVTSPVIKDNGAEITSRSGRKIKPKKYLLEEVEEILPAPKRKGVSLDNTNADVKPAKVPKIDNDEGKEDKVKSHLKNQGKLIDLMTRIKSTLGLQSANPEACVKLLEEYNELEITPIMLLKNPTCVETIKRLRKYVGNVKQWVMSDQEKEEFELNAVEVRKRSQSIYTQFKKMFVNSDGIPFWEFFQRELELFNSNTKDFSVEELVQMTDLPEGQKHISAIITNDKSTKENQTPNDLPDSSLMMVEAEQDDTVTNSTTEA, encoded by the exons ATGGCCAAGAAGGATCGTTCCTACAAGATCGGAGACTTGGTATTTGCCAAAGTTAAAGGTTACCCGCCATGGCCGGCAAAA ATCGTGAAGCTGTCCGGAAATAAAAAGTACAATGTTTATTTCTATGGAACGGGCGAGAC GGGATACATCAAGTCGGAGGATTTGTTTTCCTATGCTGAAAGCAAATCCAAGTTGGCCACTGACAAGCATATGAAAAAGCCGCAATTCAAGGAGGCCGTGGATCAAATTGAAGCAGCTCTCAAGGGACAGGATTCCTCGCCAATTGAGATGCCACCAGCTGGAACTCCGGTGACAGCTGATGACACAGCTCCTCTGGACTCCAGCCAAGTGGAGCCAGAGCCAGAGAAGGTTGAGCCAGCACCACAGGTCGAGAAGTCTCCGCCAAAAGGTAAGACGGAGCCAAAGACATCGGCCAAGAAGGCAAAAGTTGAGAAGAATGAGGCAAAAGTTGAGCCTCCTGCAACTCCGGAAGATACTGTCACAAGTCCAGTTATCAAGGACAATGGGGCAGAAATCACCAGTCGCAGTGGCAGGAAGATTAAGCCGAAAAA ATATCTGCTAGAGGAAGTGGAAGAAATCCTTCCAGCTCCCAAGAGAAAAGGTGTCTCCCTGGATAATACAAATGCCGACGTAAAACCAGCGAAGGTGCCCAAAATCGATAATGATGAAGGCAAAGAGGATAAGG TTAAGAGCCATTTGAAGAATCAAGGCAAGCTAATTGATCTGATGACCCGAATTAAGTCAACTCTGGGCCTCCAGAGTGCCAATCCGGAAGCCTGTGTGAAGCTCCTGGAAGAGTACAATGAATTGGAAATAACACCCATAATGCTGCTCAAGAATCCAACTTGCGTGGAAACCATCAAAAGGCTCCGGAAGTACGTGGGAAATGTCAAGCAATGGGTGATGTCGGATCAGGAGAAGGAAGAATTCGAATTGAATGCTGTTGAGGTCAGAAAACGATCACAATCGATATACACGCAATTCAAG aaaatgttcgtaaactcCGATGGAATTCCCTTCTGGGAGTTCTTCCAGCGAGAATTAGAATTGTTCAATTCCAACACAAAGGACTTCTCCGTAGAGGAACTCGTTCAGATGACGGATTTGCCGGAAGGACAGAAGCATATATCTGCTATCATCACAAATGATAAGTCGACTAAAGAAAATCAG ACGCCCAACGATCTCCCGGACTCTTCTCTGATGATGGTGGAAGCCGAACAAGATGACACCGTGACAAATTCAACAACTGAGGCCTGA
- the LOC129804937 gene encoding uncharacterized protein LOC129804937 produces MKLLVVCVIFLAVSVYGASILDYLTVSAENREDDTESDNEKSCECEGFSCSCCVDFNMSLIDLGGPGCVRLTYISPQEGIGINVSYGDSLLHSNVVRGTKPEPTCLNIFAKLASMCAKFTEFVPTAEGMRACVQMEPNLLGEAQLELPIGCFLMTSQGMEVIEEEEEGSEKKDEEEDKKEDSPEKPPEDAPSSTQKPETIIGDLTAEDILNVVSESADKGISMISSWLGLNLEETKNDTETSSAAPTEAQE; encoded by the exons ATGAAGTTGCTGGTGGTTTGTGTGATTTTCTTGGCTGTTTCTGTCTATGGAGCCAGTATTTTAG ATTACCTGACAGTGAGTGCTGAGAACCGCGAGGATGATACTGAAAGTGACAATGAGAAAAGCTGCGAATGCGAGGGTTTTTCCTGCTCGTGCTGCGTCGACTTCAACATGTCCCTGATTGACCTAGGAGGTCCAGGCTGCGTCAGACTCACCTACATCTCCCCGCAGGAAGGTATCGGCATCAACGTCTCCTACGGAGACAGTCTCCTGCACTCCAACGTGGTCAGAGGCACAAAACCCGAACCCACATGCCTCAACATCTTCGCCAAATTGGCTTCGATGTGCGCCAAATTCACAGAATTCGTCCCCACGGCCGAAGGGATGCGAGCCTGTGTCCAGATGGAACCCAATCTTCTGGGTGAGGCGCAGCTTGAACTTCCCATTGGATGCTTCCTCATGACTTCGCAGGGCATGGAAGTGATTGAGGAGGAGGAAGAAGGATCGGAGAAAAAAGACGAAGAAGAAGATAAGAAAGAAGATTCCCCAGAGAAACCCCCAGAAGATGCTCCTTCATCAACCCAAAAACCCGAAACCATCATCGGTGACCTCACAGCTGAAGACATCCTCAATGTCGTCAGTGAATCTGCAGACAAGGGAATCTCCATGATTTCCAGCTGGCTCGGACTCAACCTCGAAGAAACCAAAAACGACACAGAGACGAGCTCAGCTGCCCCCACGGAAGCCCAGGAGTGA
- the LOC129804958 gene encoding translation machinery-associated protein 7 homolog, which produces MSGREGGKKKPLKQPKKDNKDLDEDDMAHKQKLKEQQKALEAMKAKASQKGPLTGGGIKKSGKK; this is translated from the coding sequence ATGTCCGGACGTGAAGGTGGCAAGAAGAAACCCCTGAAGCAGCCCAAAAAAGACAACAAGGACTTGGATGAAGATGATATGGCTCACAAACAGAAGCTGAAGGAGCAACAGAAGGCCCTCGAGGCTATGAAAGCCAAAGCTAGCCAGAAGGGACCACTTACTGGGGGAGGCATTAAAAAATCTGGGAAGAAGTAG
- the LOC129804918 gene encoding hepatoma-derived growth factor isoform X2: protein MAKKDRSYKIGDLVFAKVKGYPPWPAKIVKLSGNKKYNVYFYGTGETGYIKSEDLFSYAESKSKLATDKHMKKPQFKEAVDQIEAALKGQDSSPIEMPPAGTPVTADDTAPLDSSQVEPEPEKVEPAPQVEKSPPKGKTEPKTSAKKAKVEKNEAKVEPPATPEDTVTSPVIKDNGAEITSRSGRKIKPKKYLLEEVEEILPAPKRKGVSLDNTNADVKPAKVPKIDNDEGKEDKVKSHLKNQGKLIDLMTRIKSTLGLQSANPEACVKLLEEYNELEITPIMLLKNPTCVETIKRLRKYVGNVKQWVMSDQEKEEFELNAVEVRKRSQSIYTQFKKMFVNSDGIPFWEFFQRELELFNSNTKDFSVEELVQMTDLPEGQKHISAIITNDKSTKENQ, encoded by the exons ATGGCCAAGAAGGATCGTTCCTACAAGATCGGAGACTTGGTATTTGCCAAAGTTAAAGGTTACCCGCCATGGCCGGCAAAA ATCGTGAAGCTGTCCGGAAATAAAAAGTACAATGTTTATTTCTATGGAACGGGCGAGAC GGGATACATCAAGTCGGAGGATTTGTTTTCCTATGCTGAAAGCAAATCCAAGTTGGCCACTGACAAGCATATGAAAAAGCCGCAATTCAAGGAGGCCGTGGATCAAATTGAAGCAGCTCTCAAGGGACAGGATTCCTCGCCAATTGAGATGCCACCAGCTGGAACTCCGGTGACAGCTGATGACACAGCTCCTCTGGACTCCAGCCAAGTGGAGCCAGAGCCAGAGAAGGTTGAGCCAGCACCACAGGTCGAGAAGTCTCCGCCAAAAGGTAAGACGGAGCCAAAGACATCGGCCAAGAAGGCAAAAGTTGAGAAGAATGAGGCAAAAGTTGAGCCTCCTGCAACTCCGGAAGATACTGTCACAAGTCCAGTTATCAAGGACAATGGGGCAGAAATCACCAGTCGCAGTGGCAGGAAGATTAAGCCGAAAAA ATATCTGCTAGAGGAAGTGGAAGAAATCCTTCCAGCTCCCAAGAGAAAAGGTGTCTCCCTGGATAATACAAATGCCGACGTAAAACCAGCGAAGGTGCCCAAAATCGATAATGATGAAGGCAAAGAGGATAAGG TTAAGAGCCATTTGAAGAATCAAGGCAAGCTAATTGATCTGATGACCCGAATTAAGTCAACTCTGGGCCTCCAGAGTGCCAATCCGGAAGCCTGTGTGAAGCTCCTGGAAGAGTACAATGAATTGGAAATAACACCCATAATGCTGCTCAAGAATCCAACTTGCGTGGAAACCATCAAAAGGCTCCGGAAGTACGTGGGAAATGTCAAGCAATGGGTGATGTCGGATCAGGAGAAGGAAGAATTCGAATTGAATGCTGTTGAGGTCAGAAAACGATCACAATCGATATACACGCAATTCAAG aaaatgttcgtaaactcCGATGGAATTCCCTTCTGGGAGTTCTTCCAGCGAGAATTAGAATTGTTCAATTCCAACACAAAGGACTTCTCCGTAGAGGAACTCGTTCAGATGACGGATTTGCCGGAAGGACAGAAGCATATATCTGCTATCATCACAAATGATAAGTCGACTAAAGAAAATCAG TGA